In Hyphomicrobiaceae bacterium, the following are encoded in one genomic region:
- a CDS encoding branched-chain amino acid aminotransferase: MADIAPYHDRDGFIWLDGQLVPWRDAKVHILTHALHYGSAVFEGERAYDGEIFKLREHSERLIEGAGILDFKIPYTAEQIDAACRETMRANNLTDCYVRPITWRGSETMGISAQANTIHLAIAAWNWGSYFPMEQRLKGIRICMAGYRRPAPDSAPYRAKAAGLYMICTIEKHRAERSGYSDALMLDYRGHVAECTGANVFFIKDGVINTPTPDCFLDGITRRTVIDLARARGMTVNERTIMPEELGTFTECFITGTAAEVTPVSEIGEHRYKPGQITETLLNDYMALVRPKKQAAAE; this comes from the coding sequence ATGGCTGACATCGCACCCTATCACGACCGCGACGGCTTCATCTGGCTCGACGGACAACTCGTTCCCTGGCGCGATGCCAAGGTTCACATCCTGACCCATGCTCTTCATTACGGAAGCGCGGTATTCGAGGGCGAGCGGGCGTACGACGGCGAGATCTTCAAGCTGCGCGAGCACAGCGAACGTCTGATCGAGGGTGCTGGGATTTTGGACTTCAAGATCCCCTACACCGCTGAGCAGATTGATGCGGCTTGCCGCGAAACCATGCGCGCCAACAATCTCACTGATTGCTACGTAAGGCCGATTACCTGGCGCGGAAGCGAGACGATGGGCATCTCGGCGCAGGCCAACACCATCCACCTCGCCATCGCCGCGTGGAATTGGGGCTCCTATTTTCCCATGGAGCAGCGTCTGAAGGGCATCCGGATCTGCATGGCGGGATATCGTCGGCCAGCACCCGACAGCGCCCCTTACCGCGCCAAGGCCGCTGGTCTTTATATGATTTGCACCATTGAAAAACACCGCGCAGAGCGCAGCGGCTACTCAGATGCGCTGATGCTCGACTATCGCGGCCACGTTGCTGAGTGCACTGGAGCCAACGTATTCTTCATCAAGGACGGCGTCATCAATACGCCGACGCCTGATTGTTTCCTCGATGGCATCACGCGGCGCACGGTCATAGATCTTGCCAGGGCGCGCGGTATGACGGTCAACGAACGCACGATTATGCCGGAGGAACTCGGGACCTTTACGGAGTGTTTTATCACAGGCACGGCTGCCGAAGTAACGCCGGTGTCTGAAATCGGCGAGCATCGCTACAAGCCTGGTCAAATCACCGAGACCTTGCTCAACGACTATATGGCGTTGGTTCGGCCCAAGAAGCAGGCTGCCGCCGAATAG
- a CDS encoding response regulator transcription factor, with protein MKGTGGQDASFQINDPAQSTRTRCDPLPDNAPHILVVDDDQKIRDLLSRFLLSSGFRVTQAADAASARSYMRGLSFDLVLLDVMMPGETGLSLARDLKATRPVPILMLTALANPEDRIAGLETGVDDYLTKPFEPRELLLRLKIILRRGQGAAVQNDEIRMGPCVFNLSRGELRRDDETIKLTERERDLLRLFANRIGVPVPRHELSSDESTGSERAIDVQINRLRRKIECDPSNPVYLQTARGKGYVLYTD; from the coding sequence ATGAAAGGCACCGGGGGACAGGATGCGTCCTTTCAAATTAACGATCCGGCTCAGAGCACACGCACGCGCTGCGATCCCTTGCCCGACAACGCTCCCCATATCCTCGTGGTCGATGACGACCAAAAGATCCGAGATCTGTTGAGCCGGTTTTTGCTATCGAGCGGCTTTCGAGTAACCCAGGCCGCAGATGCGGCCTCGGCCCGCTCATACATGCGTGGCCTTTCGTTTGATTTGGTCCTTCTCGACGTAATGATGCCGGGTGAGACTGGCCTCAGCTTGGCACGCGATCTCAAGGCGACCCGCCCTGTACCCATTCTGATGCTCACCGCCCTGGCAAATCCGGAAGACCGCATTGCGGGACTGGAAACCGGCGTCGACGACTATCTGACCAAGCCGTTCGAGCCGCGCGAGCTTTTGCTGCGCTTGAAGATAATCCTGCGGCGCGGACAGGGCGCGGCGGTGCAGAACGACGAGATCCGAATGGGACCTTGCGTTTTCAACCTCTCGCGCGGCGAGCTGAGGCGCGATGACGAAACCATCAAATTGACCGAGCGCGAACGAGATCTGTTGCGCCTGTTCGCCAATCGCATTGGCGTGCCCGTCCCGCGCCATGAATTGTCCAGCGATGAGTCAACCGGCAGTGAGCGCGCCATCGATGTGCAGATCAACCGCTTGCGCCGCAAAATCGAGTGCGATCCCTCCAACCCGGTTTATCTGCAGACGGCGCGTGGCAAGGGCTACGTTCTATACACAGATTGA
- a CDS encoding accessory factor UbiK family protein — protein MTQTSNRLFDDLAKMMTDAAGAAEGMKKEVESMMKAQAERFMNSMDVVKREEFEVVKAMAQKAREENDALKARLAELEAKLAGR, from the coding sequence ATGACCCAGACATCAAACCGCCTTTTTGACGATCTCGCCAAGATGATGACGGATGCCGCAGGCGCAGCAGAGGGAATGAAAAAGGAAGTTGAAAGCATGATGAAGGCGCAGGCGGAGCGCTTCATGAATTCGATGGACGTCGTCAAGCGGGAAGAGTTCGAGGTCGTTAAGGCCATGGCGCAGAAGGCGCGCGAGGAGAACGACGCTCTAAAGGCTCGTTTGGCTGAGTTGGAGGCAAAGCTCGCTGGTCGCTGA
- the proC gene encoding pyrroline-5-carboxylate reductase has translation MSFNLDGPVLLAGAGKMGAAMLSGWLARGLSPANVIIQEPNIAGEAAELAKRHTIAVYPSVAALPAPPAVIVAAVKPQVMDAVFPPLGKLAGPGTVVLSIAAGKSIASFEKHIKPGVGVVRAMPNTPAAIGRGISGAVANTHVSAAQKATCDALLSAVGEVVWVDDESLIDAVTAVSGSGPAYVFLLAECLAEAGRAAGLDATLAMQLARATVTGAGELMHCSPLPAATLRQNVTSPGGTTAAALSVLMRTPGGLQDLMTEAVAAAKERGRELGS, from the coding sequence ATGAGTTTCAATCTCGATGGACCGGTGCTGCTTGCAGGCGCCGGGAAGATGGGCGCCGCCATGCTGTCTGGCTGGCTGGCGCGAGGCCTCTCTCCCGCGAACGTTATCATTCAAGAGCCGAATATCGCGGGCGAGGCGGCCGAACTTGCCAAGCGCCACACCATCGCGGTCTATCCAAGCGTCGCTGCATTGCCCGCCCCGCCAGCGGTCATCGTTGCTGCGGTGAAGCCGCAAGTCATGGACGCAGTTTTTCCGCCCCTCGGCAAGCTCGCTGGGCCCGGCACGGTGGTGCTGTCGATCGCGGCTGGCAAATCGATTGCGAGTTTCGAGAAGCACATCAAGCCCGGCGTCGGTGTGGTGCGTGCCATGCCGAACACCCCTGCCGCAATAGGGCGCGGCATCAGTGGTGCCGTTGCCAACACGCACGTGAGTGCGGCCCAGAAAGCCACGTGTGATGCCCTGTTGTCGGCCGTTGGTGAAGTGGTGTGGGTCGACGACGAGAGCCTCATCGATGCCGTCACTGCCGTATCGGGATCGGGACCAGCCTACGTCTTCCTGTTAGCCGAATGCCTGGCTGAGGCGGGCCGGGCCGCCGGACTCGATGCGACCCTCGCAATGCAGCTCGCGCGCGCCACAGTTACCGGCGCCGGTGAGTTGATGCACTGCTCTCCGCTGCCTGCTGCAACCTTGCGCCAGAATGTGACTTCGCCCGGCGGTACCACGGCTGCTGCGCTCAGCGTGCTCATGCGCACGCCGGGTGGACTGCAGGATCTGATGACGGAAGCTGTGGCGGCCGCAAAAGAGCGCGGCCGCGAACTTGGCTCCTGA
- a CDS encoding glutathione S-transferase family protein, which produces MSRIAFYTNPMSRGQIARWALHEVGAEYDQHLIDYGPPMKAPAYLAINPMGKVPAIVHDGHVVTEAAAICLYLAEAFPQAGLLPQTLAERADYLRWTFFAAGPVEQAITSRSMGWSAEGDKMKEGRLGFGSYERSVSTLAGLFDGRDYVCGDRFTAADVYVGSQVDWGLAFKTISPTPALEAYAARMRARPAYQAAKAIDNALIAKANG; this is translated from the coding sequence ATGTCACGGATTGCATTCTACACAAACCCGATGAGCCGGGGACAAATCGCGCGCTGGGCGCTGCATGAGGTCGGTGCCGAATATGATCAGCACCTGATTGACTACGGGCCGCCGATGAAAGCTCCGGCGTATCTCGCCATCAATCCGATGGGGAAGGTGCCTGCGATCGTTCACGATGGTCATGTAGTGACCGAGGCTGCCGCGATCTGCCTGTATCTTGCCGAGGCATTTCCGCAGGCCGGTCTGCTGCCGCAAACGCTTGCCGAGCGGGCCGACTACCTGCGCTGGACGTTCTTTGCGGCTGGGCCAGTCGAGCAGGCAATTACCAGCCGCTCGATGGGATGGAGCGCTGAAGGCGACAAGATGAAAGAGGGCCGCCTGGGATTTGGCTCCTATGAGCGCTCGGTATCGACGTTGGCAGGTCTCTTTGATGGGCGCGATTACGTGTGCGGGGATCGTTTCACGGCGGCCGATGTTTATGTTGGCTCGCAGGTGGATTGGGGGCTTGCCTTCAAGACGATTTCTCCAACCCCTGCACTCGAAGCCTACGCTGCGCGGATGCGTGCGCGGCCAGCGTATCAAGCCGCCAAAGCCATCGACAACGCGCTTATCGCCAAGGCGAACGGCTGA
- a CDS encoding aldolase/citrate lyase family protein: MPTEKMPAGKNPAPKNPSTSADFRALLKTRKPLPTAWLGLGSSLVVETVADAGWPAVVIDQQHGAGGNTELLACLTAARAAHVPALVRIAHLDTGLIGRALDAGAQGVIVPMIDTAEDAARLVQAAKFPPLGGRSFGPYRGKFLIEGDYVEAANAWTIACGQIETKRAVENVDAICAVEGLDMICLGPNDLALSLSNGRHRDIRAKEVREAIAHVHARATAAGVITFIFANDAEYAREMARMGWQSLAIGTDANWLSAIAAQMLPQDLSSD; encoded by the coding sequence ATGCCAACCGAAAAAATGCCAGCCGGAAAAAATCCAGCCCCCAAGAACCCTAGCACGTCCGCCGATTTTCGCGCGCTGCTCAAAACTCGCAAACCGCTGCCGACCGCTTGGCTGGGGCTGGGCTCGTCGCTCGTGGTCGAGACGGTCGCGGACGCCGGATGGCCCGCCGTCGTTATCGACCAGCAACATGGCGCGGGCGGCAACACCGAGCTTCTCGCCTGCCTCACAGCGGCGCGCGCGGCGCACGTTCCGGCATTGGTACGCATCGCCCACCTCGACACCGGCCTGATCGGCCGCGCACTCGATGCGGGCGCACAAGGCGTCATCGTGCCGATGATCGACACTGCGGAAGATGCCGCGCGGCTCGTGCAGGCGGCGAAGTTTCCCCCGCTCGGGGGCCGCAGCTTCGGTCCCTATCGCGGCAAGTTCCTAATCGAGGGCGATTACGTCGAAGCCGCCAACGCATGGACCATCGCCTGCGGGCAGATCGAGACCAAGCGCGCAGTCGAGAACGTGGACGCGATCTGCGCAGTGGAAGGGCTCGACATGATTTGCCTCGGTCCGAACGATCTGGCGCTGTCGCTGTCCAACGGCAGACATCGCGACATCCGCGCCAAGGAAGTCCGCGAGGCCATCGCGCACGTCCACGCACGCGCCACCGCCGCAGGGGTCATCACTTTCATTTTCGCCAACGATGCCGAGTACGCGCGCGAGATGGCCCGCATGGGCTGGCAATCGCTCGCCATCGGCACTGACGCCAACTGGCTGAGTGCAATCGCCGCGCAAATGCTGCCTCAGGACTTATCGTCAGACTGA
- a CDS encoding YbjN domain-containing protein: MATAERSYERLINPIDLVEQLATAHDWSADRSSDDELTLIVAGTWTDYHVSLNWREDLEALHLACAFDFRVPENRLPEMYRLVAQINEQLWLGHFDLWTQEGLVMFRHALLLNGSVATTRQCEAMLRAALEGCERYYQAFQFVVWAGKESREALVSTMFETEGQA, encoded by the coding sequence ATGGCAACCGCCGAACGCAGCTACGAGCGCCTGATCAATCCAATCGATCTTGTGGAGCAACTGGCTACGGCGCACGACTGGTCAGCCGATCGCTCCAGCGATGACGAGCTGACGCTGATCGTCGCCGGAACGTGGACGGACTATCACGTTTCGCTGAATTGGCGGGAAGACCTCGAAGCGCTGCACCTCGCCTGCGCGTTCGATTTCCGGGTTCCGGAAAATCGTTTGCCGGAAATGTATCGCCTGGTGGCCCAGATCAACGAGCAGCTCTGGCTCGGCCATTTCGATCTGTGGACCCAGGAAGGCCTCGTGATGTTCCGTCACGCGCTTCTGCTGAACGGGTCGGTGGCAACCACCCGCCAGTGCGAGGCCATGCTGCGTGCCGCCCTCGAAGGCTGCGAACGCTACTACCAGGCCTTCCAGTTCGTGGTCTGGGCGGGTAAGGAAAGCCGTGAGGCCTTGGTTTCGACCATGTTCGAGACCGAAGGACAAGCTTGA
- a CDS encoding cell envelope integrity protein TolA: MGATTASTSAEFELAKPADGFTSEKTSVSADVNRFRRWLIAALAVHVCLLTGLISTSHPRQIGDASGVDDAISVSLVSEADLKGKSTVEDHAAGEPVPPPQLAEPKPPQPAPPPEPEQTEQQQREQQQPEPETKAAEPVKPEPELSKSQAETAPDREADKEATASIAPPNELRDSLPPDPGADEAKADKSEPAAPPPPKKEAEESPKKEKAKKTEPKPTPKPKKTKTANLDLSIPRSFSPPPGSRGAGFERPAGITRSGANDDFARGVIRALQATMPQLSNTRGRVRVRITLNRNGNLVSTNVEMPSNVAGLDQSVVFATRQTSFPLPPYNAVPADLVFIVTYIYE; the protein is encoded by the coding sequence ATGGGCGCAACTACGGCATCGACATCTGCGGAATTCGAACTCGCAAAGCCAGCGGACGGCTTTACGAGCGAGAAGACGTCTGTCTCGGCGGACGTCAATCGCTTTCGCCGCTGGCTGATCGCGGCGCTCGCCGTGCACGTCTGCCTGCTGACCGGGCTCATTTCCACCTCGCATCCTCGCCAGATCGGCGATGCAAGCGGCGTGGATGATGCGATCAGCGTTTCGCTGGTGTCGGAAGCCGATCTGAAGGGAAAGTCGACCGTCGAGGATCATGCGGCCGGGGAGCCGGTTCCGCCGCCGCAACTCGCAGAGCCCAAGCCGCCGCAACCCGCCCCGCCTCCCGAACCCGAGCAGACCGAGCAACAACAGCGCGAGCAGCAGCAGCCCGAACCCGAGACGAAGGCCGCAGAGCCGGTCAAGCCCGAACCCGAACTAAGCAAGAGCCAAGCTGAAACCGCTCCCGATCGCGAGGCCGACAAGGAGGCAACCGCGTCCATCGCGCCTCCGAACGAGCTTCGCGACAGCCTTCCGCCGGATCCAGGAGCCGACGAAGCAAAGGCCGACAAATCCGAGCCGGCTGCTCCCCCGCCTCCGAAGAAAGAGGCCGAAGAGTCGCCCAAGAAGGAAAAAGCCAAGAAGACCGAGCCTAAGCCAACTCCGAAGCCGAAGAAGACAAAGACGGCCAACCTCGATCTCAGTATCCCGCGCTCGTTCTCTCCCCCGCCGGGTAGCCGAGGCGCGGGTTTCGAGCGTCCGGCCGGCATTACGCGCTCAGGCGCCAACGACGACTTCGCGCGCGGCGTGATCCGCGCACTTCAAGCAACGATGCCGCAACTGAGCAATACGCGCGGGCGCGTACGTGTGCGCATCACGCTGAACCGGAACGGCAACCTCGTCAGCACCAACGTGGAAATGCCCTCGAACGTGGCGGGCCTGGATCAAAGCGTCGTATTCGCAACCAGACAGACGAGCTTCCCATTGCCGCCGTACAACGCCGTCCCTGCCGATCTCGTGTTCATCGTAACCTACATCTACGAGTGA
- a CDS encoding MarR family transcriptional regulator, whose amino-acid sequence MTDITSDAASGQRSVAASNSSKSEGSGEVREETAPLDPVACVELFYFAYRDFTCDPDTILEHYGFGRAHHRVLHFVHRNPGLKVAELLEILKITKQALARVLKQLVDEGFIIQRAGDEDRRERRLYVSTKGARLTDKLTEIQTKRVEAALAKAGPGAEGLTRRFLFGMIAEKDRPYVEALINAGGANTAIKTRNGAD is encoded by the coding sequence ATGACTGACATAACGTCCGATGCTGCGTCCGGCCAAAGGAGTGTGGCCGCTAGCAATAGTTCGAAGTCCGAAGGGTCGGGCGAAGTGCGTGAGGAGACCGCACCGCTCGATCCTGTCGCTTGTGTCGAGCTGTTCTACTTCGCCTATCGCGACTTCACCTGCGATCCCGACACCATCCTGGAACACTACGGGTTTGGCCGCGCACACCACCGCGTGTTGCATTTTGTGCATCGCAACCCAGGGCTCAAGGTTGCGGAATTATTGGAAATTCTGAAGATCACGAAACAGGCCCTGGCGCGCGTTCTCAAGCAGCTTGTCGATGAGGGCTTCATTATCCAGCGGGCGGGAGACGAGGATCGCCGAGAGCGCAGACTCTACGTCTCAACCAAAGGCGCAAGACTGACCGACAAGCTGACGGAAATACAAACAAAACGGGTCGAGGCTGCACTTGCGAAAGCTGGCCCTGGGGCAGAAGGCCTCACACGCCGCTTTCTTTTTGGCATGATTGCGGAGAAAGATCGCCCTTATGTGGAAGCGCTGATCAACGCTGGCGGCGCGAACACGGCGATCAAGACACGCAATGGAGCTGACTGA
- a CDS encoding ATP-binding protein — protein MVAAREHAVDLDPPASWRTRLRAHPLTQRLISLSSELLPKGLYARALLIIITPIVVLEGVIAFAFMERHWQAVTRRLSEATARDIAAIVDMYDELPDKKKTQDLVELAKKRLNLELQFLPAGELPPPGPKPLFTLLDRALSAEIRRHVNRPFWIDTVGEARFVDIRVKHDDAILRFIATRSQTYASNSHIFLLWMVGTSIILLTVAILFLRNQIRPILRLAEAADAFGKGRTIPEDFRPRGAREVRQAAEAFLQMRDRITTHVEQRTTMLAGVSHDLRTVLTRFKLELALLGDTPEARALSADVNEMQHMLEDYLAFTKGDGGEEAKPTNLKELLLEIHAEAQIYGHNVELKLRKKRRDLVLPLKRQALKRAITNLVSNAARFGDHIVIRAATEGQWIRIEVDDNGPGIPPSERENVFRPFYRIDHARNVDEGNSGLGLAIARDIAKSHGGEIALGQSSMGGLRAIISLPI, from the coding sequence ATGGTTGCTGCTCGAGAACATGCCGTTGACCTCGACCCGCCGGCTAGCTGGCGCACGCGCCTGCGTGCCCACCCGCTGACGCAGCGTTTGATTTCGCTAAGTTCCGAGCTCCTTCCCAAAGGCCTCTATGCACGCGCTCTTCTGATAATCATTACGCCGATCGTGGTTCTTGAAGGCGTTATCGCTTTCGCATTCATGGAACGCCACTGGCAGGCCGTGACGCGCCGCCTTTCGGAAGCAACCGCGCGCGACATCGCCGCGATCGTCGATATGTACGACGAGCTTCCCGACAAGAAGAAAACGCAAGATCTCGTCGAGCTGGCAAAGAAACGGCTCAATCTGGAGCTTCAGTTCCTGCCGGCCGGTGAATTGCCACCGCCGGGCCCAAAACCCCTGTTCACCCTACTCGACCGAGCGCTTTCTGCTGAGATCAGACGACACGTCAACCGTCCGTTCTGGATCGACACAGTGGGCGAGGCGCGGTTCGTCGATATCCGCGTAAAGCACGACGATGCGATTTTGCGCTTCATCGCCACGCGGAGCCAGACCTACGCCTCCAACTCGCATATTTTCCTCCTCTGGATGGTCGGCACCTCGATCATTCTGCTCACGGTCGCCATCCTGTTCCTGCGTAATCAGATCCGCCCCATTCTCCGGCTCGCAGAAGCCGCGGATGCGTTCGGAAAAGGACGGACCATCCCTGAGGATTTCCGACCGCGCGGTGCCCGCGAAGTGCGCCAGGCTGCGGAAGCATTTCTGCAAATGCGTGATCGCATCACCACCCATGTCGAACAACGCACCACCATGCTGGCGGGCGTCAGTCACGACCTGCGCACTGTCCTAACGCGCTTCAAGCTCGAACTGGCGCTCCTGGGAGACACGCCGGAAGCGCGCGCACTTTCCGCCGACGTGAACGAAATGCAGCACATGCTGGAGGATTATCTCGCCTTCACCAAGGGCGACGGTGGCGAGGAAGCCAAGCCAACCAATCTTAAGGAGCTGCTCCTGGAGATCCATGCAGAGGCACAGATCTACGGACATAACGTGGAGCTGAAGCTGCGCAAGAAGCGGCGGGATCTTGTCCTGCCGCTGAAACGCCAAGCACTGAAACGGGCAATAACCAACTTGGTTTCCAACGCGGCGCGCTTTGGCGATCACATCGTGATCCGCGCTGCAACCGAGGGCCAATGGATCCGCATCGAGGTCGATGACAATGGACCGGGAATCCCGCCCTCTGAACGCGAAAACGTGTTTAGGCCCTTCTACCGCATCGACCATGCCCGAAACGTCGATGAAGGCAATTCGGGGCTGGGGCTGGCGATTGCGCGCGACATCGCCAAGAGCCACGGCGGCGAGATAGCTCTCGGCCAGAGTTCGATGGGGGGCCTGCGGGCTATCATCTCGCTCCCTATCTGA